In one Streptomyces sp. NBC_01288 genomic region, the following are encoded:
- a CDS encoding discoidin domain-containing protein, translating to MKLRSLGVALAAMAALVTLPLHSPAAAADLPLSQGRTATSSSDENAGTVAANAVDGNTATRWSSGATDTQWLQVDLGSTATITQVVLNWETAYGSDYKIQTSADGNTWTDVKSVTGGDGGTDTLDVSGQGRYVRMYGVHRATQYGYSLWEFQVFGSTDGGTTPPAGCDTANAAQGKTATASSTENAGTPASAAFDGNTVTRWSSAASDPQWIQVDLGSSQSLCRVDLNWETAYGKSFQIQASADGQTWTTLKSVTDGTAGPTSYDVSGQGRYVRINGTTRGTVYGYSLWEVAVHTGSGDGSGPVQGGGDLGPNVIVVDPSTPNLQAKFDQVFAQQESNQFGTGRYQFLMKPGTYNGINAQVGFYTSISGLGLNPDDVHINGDITVDAGWFNGNATQNFWRSAENLSITPSNGTDRWAVAQAAPFRRIHVQGGLNLAPNGYGWASGGYIADSKIDGTVGPYSQQQWYTRDSSVGGWTNGVWNMTFSGVQGAPATNFDSGPYTTLDNTPVSREKPYLYLDGNTYKVFVPAKRTDARGVSWPNTPGTSLPLDQFYVVKPGATAETINTALAQGLNLLFTPGVYHLDQTINVTRANTVVLGLGLATIIPDNGVDAMHVADVDGVKLAGFLIDAGSSNSDTLLQIGPAGSSADHSADPTTMQDVFVRIGGAGPGLATNSVVVNSDDVVIDHTWLWRADHGEGVGWETNRADYGLLVNGDDVLTTGLFVEHFNKYDVLWNGERGRTIFFQNEKAYDVPNAAAITHDGIVGYAAYKVADSVDVHEAWGLGSYCNFTSDPSIVQAHGFQVPVKTGIKLHDILVISLGGKGQYAHVVNSTGAPTSGTDTVPSKITSFP from the coding sequence ATGAAACTCAGATCCTTGGGTGTCGCGCTGGCCGCAATGGCCGCGCTCGTCACCCTGCCCCTGCACAGCCCGGCCGCCGCGGCAGACCTGCCGCTGTCCCAGGGCAGGACGGCCACGTCGTCCTCCGACGAGAACGCGGGCACCGTCGCCGCCAACGCGGTCGACGGCAACACCGCCACCCGCTGGTCCTCCGGCGCCACCGACACCCAGTGGCTCCAGGTCGACCTCGGCTCCACGGCCACCATCACCCAGGTCGTCCTCAACTGGGAGACCGCGTACGGCAGCGACTACAAGATCCAGACGTCCGCGGACGGGAACACCTGGACCGACGTCAAGTCCGTGACCGGCGGCGACGGCGGCACCGACACGCTCGACGTCTCCGGCCAGGGTCGCTACGTCCGGATGTACGGCGTCCACCGCGCCACCCAGTACGGCTACTCCCTCTGGGAGTTCCAGGTCTTCGGCAGCACGGACGGCGGCACCACCCCGCCCGCGGGCTGCGACACGGCCAACGCCGCCCAGGGCAAGACGGCGACCGCCTCCTCCACCGAGAACGCCGGCACCCCGGCGTCGGCCGCCTTCGACGGCAACACCGTCACCCGCTGGTCCAGCGCGGCCTCCGACCCGCAGTGGATCCAGGTCGACCTCGGGTCGTCCCAGAGCCTGTGCCGGGTCGACCTCAACTGGGAGACGGCGTACGGCAAGTCCTTCCAGATCCAGGCCTCGGCCGACGGCCAGACCTGGACCACGCTCAAGTCCGTCACGGACGGCACCGCCGGCCCGACGTCCTACGACGTCTCCGGACAGGGCCGCTACGTGCGGATCAACGGCACGACCCGTGGCACCGTCTACGGCTACTCGCTGTGGGAGGTGGCCGTCCACACCGGCTCGGGCGACGGCAGCGGTCCCGTGCAGGGCGGCGGCGACCTCGGCCCCAACGTGATCGTCGTCGACCCCTCGACGCCCAACCTCCAGGCGAAGTTCGACCAGGTCTTCGCGCAGCAGGAGTCGAATCAGTTCGGCACCGGCCGCTACCAGTTCCTGATGAAGCCCGGCACCTACAACGGGATCAACGCACAGGTGGGCTTCTACACCTCGATCTCGGGCCTCGGCCTCAACCCCGACGACGTCCACATCAACGGTGACATCACCGTCGACGCGGGCTGGTTCAACGGCAACGCGACCCAGAACTTCTGGCGTTCGGCGGAGAACCTGTCGATCACGCCCTCCAACGGCACCGACCGCTGGGCGGTGGCCCAGGCGGCTCCCTTCCGCCGCATCCACGTGCAGGGCGGCCTCAACCTCGCCCCGAACGGCTACGGCTGGGCCTCCGGCGGCTACATCGCCGACTCCAAGATCGACGGTACGGTCGGCCCGTACTCCCAGCAGCAGTGGTACACCCGTGACAGCTCCGTCGGCGGCTGGACCAACGGCGTCTGGAACATGACGTTCTCCGGCGTGCAGGGCGCCCCGGCCACCAACTTCGACTCCGGCCCGTACACCACCCTGGACAACACCCCCGTATCGCGCGAGAAACCGTACCTCTACCTGGACGGCAACACGTACAAGGTGTTCGTGCCCGCCAAGCGCACCGACGCACGCGGCGTCTCCTGGCCCAACACGCCTGGTACGTCGCTCCCGCTGGACCAGTTCTACGTGGTCAAGCCCGGCGCGACCGCGGAGACCATCAACACCGCCCTCGCCCAGGGCCTGAACCTGCTCTTCACCCCGGGCGTCTACCACCTCGACCAGACCATCAACGTGACCCGGGCGAACACCGTCGTCCTCGGTCTCGGCCTGGCGACCATCATTCCGGACAACGGCGTCGACGCCATGCACGTGGCGGACGTCGACGGAGTCAAGCTCGCCGGCTTCCTGATCGACGCCGGCAGCTCCAACTCCGACACCCTGCTGCAGATCGGCCCGGCCGGCAGCTCCGCCGACCACTCCGCCGACCCGACCACCATGCAGGACGTGTTCGTGCGCATCGGCGGCGCCGGCCCCGGCCTCGCCACCAACTCCGTCGTGGTCAACAGCGACGACGTCGTCATCGACCACACCTGGCTCTGGCGCGCCGACCACGGCGAAGGCGTCGGCTGGGAGACCAACAGAGCCGACTACGGCCTCTTGGTCAACGGCGACGACGTCCTCACCACCGGCCTGTTCGTCGAGCACTTCAACAAGTACGACGTGCTGTGGAACGGCGAACGCGGACGCACGATCTTCTTCCAGAACGAGAAGGCCTACGACGTCCCGAACGCCGCCGCCATCACCCATGACGGCATCGTCGGATACGCGGCCTACAAGGTCGCCGACTCCGTCGACGTGCACGAGGCGTGGGGCCTGGGAAGCTACTGCAACTTCACCTCCGACCCTTCGATCGTGCAGGCCCACGGCTTCCAGGTGCCGGTCAAGACAGGGATCAAACTGCACGACATCCTGGTGATCTCCCTGGGCGGCAAGGGCCAGTACGCCCACGTCGTCAACAGCACCGGCGCACCCACGTCGGGCACGGACACCGTTCCCTCGAAGATCACGTCGTTCCCCTGA
- a CDS encoding lectin, with the protein MALAVTGLCAPAWAAGKAALVASPATVVNPFIGTSNEANDFPGADVPFGMVQWSPDTTSRPPGGGYEYNDSSITGFSLTHIAGPGCGAAGDVPVLPTVGAVNTGATDVFSHANESASAGSYKVALNNQVTTELTTTTRSGMARFTFPSTSQANLIFKLTGSQNGASSTQFTKVSNTEVSGQVTSGRFCGAGNTYTVYFDMVFDQPFASQGSSVAKTSAATPAKPRTASKNAAEQPNKPVLHGKTPTGAAPKTAKDSASPEAAASNGYVTFDTTSNPVVQAKVGVSYVSVANAAANRAAENTGWDFNATRTAAQDAWNSALGKIQIAGGTAAQQQTFYTALYHSLLHPNVISDTNGQYYGFDGRTHTVDAGHKAVYANYSGWDIYRSQAQLEALVAPQAASDTAQSMVDDYAQTGIFPKWSENNGESYVMVGDPADGIIADYYAFGARDFDTTTALADMVRQASTTNNDRPGLNYLNSPGYMPHDGSYGCCNFYGPVATTLEYNTADFALSAMAGALGDTGNQKTYANRAQGWRNVLNPASGFVEPRNASGSWTGGFDPTSGTDMVEADSWIYTGMIPFNIAGLARAKGGDTAMSHYLDTVLRSYTGDSGYAWVGNEPSIELPWEYDYIGQPYKTQGTVRAIQQQIWANTPGGLADGNDDLGAMSAWYVWSALGMFPETPGTADLALGSPVFTQAVITLPSGKTLTINGNGAADNAPYVQSATWNGSAWNNAYAPTSAITAGGTLTYTLGAGANISWATAASAAPPSYAGDTTAPASSRIGPITSAVASNLCVDDASSSTTDGSHVQIWTCNSTYAQDWIVAGDGTVRSLGKCLDADHSGTTNGTLIQLWTCNGSGAQQWTAGANGSLINPQSKLCLDDPNSTTTTGAQLQLYTCNGTAAQNWKLPA; encoded by the coding sequence GTGGCGCTGGCCGTGACCGGGCTGTGCGCACCCGCGTGGGCGGCCGGAAAGGCGGCGCTCGTCGCGTCGCCGGCCACCGTGGTCAACCCGTTCATCGGCACGTCGAACGAGGCCAACGACTTCCCCGGGGCCGACGTGCCGTTCGGCATGGTGCAGTGGAGCCCCGACACGACGTCGCGGCCCCCCGGTGGCGGCTACGAGTACAACGATTCGTCCATCACTGGCTTCAGCCTCACCCACATCGCCGGGCCGGGCTGCGGAGCGGCGGGAGACGTGCCCGTGCTGCCCACGGTCGGCGCGGTCAACACCGGCGCCACGGACGTGTTCTCGCACGCCAACGAATCGGCGTCCGCGGGTTCGTACAAGGTCGCGCTGAACAACCAGGTGACCACCGAACTGACCACCACGACCCGCAGCGGGATGGCGCGCTTCACCTTCCCCTCGACCAGCCAGGCCAACCTGATCTTCAAGCTCACGGGCAGTCAGAACGGTGCCTCGTCGACGCAGTTCACCAAGGTCTCGAACACCGAGGTGAGCGGTCAGGTCACCAGCGGTCGCTTCTGCGGCGCCGGTAACACCTACACCGTGTACTTCGACATGGTCTTCGACCAGCCGTTCGCCTCCCAGGGAAGCTCGGTCGCCAAGACGTCGGCCGCCACCCCCGCGAAGCCCCGCACGGCGTCCAAGAACGCGGCCGAGCAGCCCAACAAGCCCGTGCTGCATGGGAAGACGCCGACCGGCGCGGCCCCGAAGACCGCCAAGGACAGCGCCTCGCCGGAGGCCGCCGCCTCGAACGGCTACGTCACCTTCGACACCACGAGCAACCCGGTGGTGCAGGCCAAGGTCGGCGTCTCCTACGTCTCGGTGGCCAACGCGGCCGCCAACCGGGCCGCGGAGAACACCGGGTGGGACTTCAACGCGACCCGTACCGCCGCCCAGGACGCCTGGAACAGCGCGCTGGGCAAGATACAGATCGCGGGCGGAACGGCCGCGCAGCAGCAGACCTTCTACACCGCGCTCTACCACTCACTCCTGCACCCGAACGTCATCAGCGACACCAACGGCCAGTACTACGGCTTCGACGGCAGGACCCACACCGTGGACGCCGGTCACAAGGCCGTCTACGCCAACTACTCCGGCTGGGACATCTACCGCTCGCAGGCGCAGCTCGAAGCCCTGGTCGCACCCCAAGCCGCCTCGGACACGGCACAGTCGATGGTCGACGACTACGCCCAGACCGGGATCTTCCCCAAGTGGTCCGAGAACAACGGCGAGTCGTACGTGATGGTCGGAGACCCGGCGGACGGCATCATCGCCGACTACTACGCCTTCGGCGCCCGGGACTTCGACACCACGACCGCCCTCGCCGACATGGTCAGGCAGGCGAGCACGACCAACAACGACCGGCCGGGCCTCAACTACCTGAACTCACCCGGATACATGCCGCACGACGGCAGCTACGGCTGCTGCAACTTCTACGGCCCCGTGGCCACCACCCTGGAGTACAACACCGCCGACTTCGCGCTCTCCGCGATGGCCGGGGCACTCGGCGACACCGGGAATCAGAAGACGTACGCCAATCGCGCCCAGGGCTGGCGCAACGTGCTCAACCCGGCCTCCGGTTTCGTCGAGCCGCGCAACGCGAGCGGCTCCTGGACCGGCGGCTTCGACCCCACCAGCGGCACCGACATGGTCGAGGCCGACTCCTGGATCTACACCGGGATGATCCCCTTCAACATCGCCGGCCTCGCGCGCGCCAAGGGCGGCGACACGGCGATGAGCCACTACCTGGACACCGTGCTGCGCAGCTACACGGGCGACAGCGGGTACGCGTGGGTCGGTAACGAACCCAGCATCGAACTGCCGTGGGAGTACGACTACATCGGGCAGCCCTACAAGACCCAGGGCACCGTACGGGCCATCCAGCAGCAGATCTGGGCGAACACCCCCGGCGGGCTGGCCGACGGCAACGACGACCTCGGTGCGATGAGCGCGTGGTACGTGTGGTCCGCGCTCGGCATGTTCCCCGAGACCCCCGGCACCGCCGATCTCGCCCTGGGCTCCCCTGTGTTCACGCAGGCCGTGATCACTCTGCCGTCGGGCAAGACGCTGACGATCAACGGCAACGGCGCCGCCGACAACGCCCCCTACGTCCAGTCCGCGACGTGGAACGGCTCCGCCTGGAACAACGCCTACGCCCCCACGTCGGCGATCACCGCGGGCGGCACGCTGACCTACACGCTCGGCGCCGGCGCCAACATCTCCTGGGCGACGGCCGCGTCCGCCGCTCCGCCCTCCTACGCCGGTGACACCACAGCTCCGGCCTCATCCCGTATCGGCCCCATCACCTCGGCGGTGGCGTCCAACCTGTGCGTGGACGACGCGAGTTCCTCCACCACCGACGGCAGCCACGTCCAGATCTGGACCTGCAACAGCACCTACGCCCAGGACTGGATCGTCGCCGGCGACGGAACGGTCCGGAGTCTGGGCAAATGCCTGGACGCCGACCACAGCGGGACCACCAACGGAACCCTGATCCAGCTCTGGACGTGCAACGGCAGCGGCGCCCAGCAGTGGACCGCGGGCGCGAACGGCTCCTTGATCAACCCCCAGTCCAAGCTGTGCCTGGACGATCCCAACTCCACGACGACGACCGGTGCCCAACTCCAGCTCTACACCTGCAACGGCACGGCAGCCCAGAACTGGAAGCTGCCGGCCTGA
- a CDS encoding FkbM family methyltransferase, which produces MRRVRLADTRRVPRAGRGHHIGRRTYGLASRDDELDFSYVPAATIFSSSSRNQGNIEDERRRVTASVVELIRQGGLGPILRRVPAPVLTLLIGRKLRVLRRLETHRVKVRPLSSVLDELGVDHIDLLKVDVEGAELEVLRGIEERHWPLVRQAVVEVEGWQHNRDTVCEVLRAHGLTVSAEQDSVQRAGDIGMLFAVRPSPRAALGAQGGING; this is translated from the coding sequence ATGCGGCGAGTTCGCCTTGCAGACACCCGTCGTGTGCCGCGCGCAGGTCGCGGCCACCACATCGGTCGCCGCACCTACGGCTTGGCGTCCCGTGACGACGAGCTCGACTTCAGCTACGTTCCGGCCGCCACGATCTTCTCGTCCTCCTCGCGAAACCAGGGGAACATCGAGGACGAGCGGCGCCGGGTCACCGCCAGCGTTGTCGAATTGATCCGCCAGGGCGGCCTGGGACCGATCCTGCGTCGCGTACCCGCCCCCGTGCTGACTCTTCTCATCGGCCGCAAGCTGCGGGTGCTGCGGCGCCTTGAGACGCACCGAGTGAAGGTCAGGCCCCTGTCATCGGTGCTCGACGAACTGGGCGTCGACCACATCGACCTGCTCAAGGTCGATGTGGAAGGCGCCGAACTTGAGGTGCTCAGAGGCATCGAGGAACGGCACTGGCCACTGGTCCGCCAAGCCGTCGTCGAGGTGGAGGGCTGGCAGCACAACCGCGACACGGTCTGCGAGGTACTCCGCGCACACGGCTTGACAGTCAGCGCCGAGCAGGACTCGGTGCAGCGGGCCGGCGACATCGGCATGCTGTTCGCGGTCAGGCCGTCACCACGCGCAGCACTCGGCGCTCAAGGCGGTATCAACGGCTAA
- a CDS encoding DUF3761 domain-containing protein translates to MAATCARHTTGVCKANSPHPCGATAKCRDGSYSYSAHARGTCSHHRGASSTGTCRRQTTPPPGDTPRNGCGGSRLEGKRGIESAALRRAVTTVRPIPSCIPLICSPGTDCLSRRYNARNFTCLSTGTAEKGCSKWVWNSLGPVSSTRRPSGPVTASIA, encoded by the coding sequence GTGGCCGCGACCTGCGCGCGGCACACGACGGGTGTCTGCAAGGCGAACTCGCCGCATCCGTGCGGTGCTACCGCGAAGTGCAGGGACGGCTCGTACTCCTACAGTGCCCACGCCCGCGGGACGTGCTCGCACCACCGGGGGGCGTCAAGTACTGGTACCTGTAGACGGCAAACGACGCCGCCGCCCGGAGACACTCCGCGCAACGGCTGCGGTGGATCCCGCCTCGAAGGCAAACGGGGAATTGAATCCGCGGCACTCAGGAGGGCCGTTACGACCGTTCGTCCGATCCCGAGCTGTATTCCGCTCATCTGTTCCCCCGGTACAGACTGCCTGAGCCGGCGGTACAACGCGCGGAACTTCACATGCCTCTCGACCGGCACGGCAGAAAAGGGGTGCTCGAAGTGGGTGTGGAACTCACTCGGTCCCGTTTCTTCGACCCGGCGACCCTCCGGTCCCGTGACTGCAAGCATCGCGTGA
- a CDS encoding nuclear transport factor 2 family protein, which produces MTTLQDLTARLDRVETELALHRLAHDYCVGADHRDPVRWKAIWTADAVWETGSDQIFTGIEAICAAVEQQWQAFPIMQHATANHTVEIDGVAATGRSDVVVLTQLRDHRWIAGGGTYEDEYRRKGGIWRIARRRVVRPFDLAPLAPSDGPVHVDEPVRANAGGVDEPHR; this is translated from the coding sequence ATGACGACGCTACAAGATCTCACCGCTCGCCTGGACCGAGTCGAGACCGAACTCGCACTGCACCGGCTGGCCCACGACTACTGCGTGGGTGCCGACCACCGCGACCCAGTCCGCTGGAAAGCGATTTGGACAGCGGACGCCGTGTGGGAGACCGGCTCGGACCAGATATTCACGGGGATCGAGGCCATCTGCGCGGCGGTCGAGCAGCAGTGGCAGGCATTCCCGATCATGCAGCATGCCACCGCCAACCACACGGTGGAAATCGACGGCGTTGCCGCGACCGGTCGATCTGACGTCGTGGTCCTGACCCAACTCCGCGATCACCGCTGGATTGCCGGTGGAGGTACCTACGAGGACGAGTACCGGCGCAAGGGCGGGATCTGGCGCATAGCGCGGCGCCGGGTGGTACGTCCCTTCGACCTTGCACCGTTGGCACCGAGTGACGGACCCGTCCATGTCGACGAACCAGTTCGGGCCAATGCTGGCGGTGTTGATGAGCCGCATCGATAG